TAATTATTGTATTGTAACACATATGAATTAATGATGTTCACTGAGTATTTCAGATTAAGTTTCTAAAATGTTCCACATTGTAGTcttataaattgtttaattttacatCTGTAAATATTAGATTTGGGATAGTAGTCAATATAGCAAAATCAgattgtcaaaaaataaaaaataaataaacaaatatgaagGGCTGGGAGGTAAAGAGAGAATGACAAAAGAGAGTGCTGGCAAAGGTGAGATCATGGAGGCCCTTGCTGCCATGCTAAgtaaggagtttagattttatcccGTAGGCAATGGGGAGTCATGGAAAGGTCTTAATCAAGGGAATAGCATGGTCAAATTTAATGActgaaaaaattggaaacaacctaaagaTCCATCAGTAAGGTATTAGTTCTATTATGGTACATCCATCCAATGGAATACTATATTCTGTGcaactttttaaagataaggCAGATCTTTTGATTGCTATGGAAAGATCATGCAGAATGGTGGGCACAGCACATTATCATTTGAGTAAaaaggtagagaagaaaaaaagcttGCTCTAGCAGTGGTGTAGAAGATGGATTAGAGAAAAAGAGACTAGAGGCAGGGAGAGTAGTTAGGAGGCTAGTACTAAGGCCAGGTGAGAAATGCTAAGAACCCAAACTAGGACAGTAGTAGTGGAAAGGATGATAAGAGAATATAATAGAGAtaccctgtaatcccagctacttgggaggcttaggcaggaggatcccttgaggccagccaggagtttgagaccagcctgggcaacataatgagagcccttctctaaaaaaaaaaaaaaaaatttaaggatatAATAGAGATAGATGGATGGGATCATTTATCAAGATAGGAAACGTGGGGGAGAGTAAGAAGAGAATGATTTTGAGTTCCATTTTGGATCTGATGACTTGTTGATGACAGGGAGATGCAAAGTGGAGATGTCCACTCTTGGCATTTAGGGATTATGGATCTGGAGTTAGAACTGAAGCCTAGGTTAGAAAGGCAAATTTGGGAGCCGTCACCTTACTGGTGGTGATTGAAGACATGGGAATAGATGAGCTCACCTAGGAAAAATcatgtaaagaaagaaatagagaatctcaaacaaacaaacaaacaaacaaaaaacctgacaCTGGTAAGGGCCATAGACCTGCTGTAGGTCAGCCCAAGGCCATTGTCAAGTGAAAAGGTTAGGATAATGAAtaacaggaaaaagaaaccagcaaGGGATTGGATTGATTGGAAAAATTAGAGCTTAAGAGTCACGGAAAAAATTGAGGAAGGAAAGATTAGAGTAATAAACTCTAGGAATCTAGGGAAATTACAAAAAAACTGAAGGTAGGAAATCTGTCACGTTGGTGTTCCTTGCCCATCCTTCTCTTTTAGATGAGCTTCCCCAGACAGAGGGTCTGGCGGCCAGTGAGGCAGCTGAAAGGCTGGGCCGGGGTTGTATGTGGGATGTGGCTGGAGAAGATGGTCGTCGCTGGAGGGTGTTCCGAACAGGACAGCGGGAGCAGCGAGTGGACATGACTGTCATTGAGCCCTATAAGAAAGTCCTGTCTCATGGAGGTAAAGGCTAGCATGAGTGAAGGGGTAAGAACTTTGGCTTCTTGAATAAAATGCCTACGCTGGAGACTCAGTGATTAGGTTCAAAATCCTTCCTGTAACTTCCAGAGATCCTCAGagtctctctgtttttgttttggatatGGGGGCCGGGCAGGGAAGGAAGGCGATCCAGAGTCTCGCAGCTTAAACAGATGTGCCATCTGTTGATATACATTTGTTGACCGAATGAATTTTCCCTTTTATCCTTCCCAGGTTACCATGGCGATGGCCTCAATGCTGTCATCCTCTTTGCTTCCTGTTATCTACCCAGGAGCAGCATCCCCAACTATACCTACGTCATGGAACACTTGTTTAAGTGAGTTGGAAGGCCTGAAGTGCTATAGGGAGGGTATCAGGGAGGGAAAAGTAAAAAAGGACCCTTTCCAGAATCAGTAGCTGATTGGAGAATCTAATCTACAGTAATGTTCCTTTCACTTCTTGCAACCCCAGAACGTACCTTCCCTGCACTTTCATCCCTCCAGGTATATGGTGGGAACTCTGGAACTGCTGGTAGCTGAAAATTATATGCTTGTTCATTTGAGTGGAGGTACAAGCAGGGCCCAAGTTCCACCTCTGAGCTGGATTCGCCAGTGTTACCATACCCTGGATCGGCGGTGAGACCCTAGGACAAGAGAGCTGCAActctgtatctttttctttccatcttttcattcttttttcctccatttagtcccttcctcttttctttgtccCTTTACACCCATTTCTAAGCCTCTCCTGCCTTCTATCCTCTCTTGGAGTCAGAGAAATCCAGTTTCAAATCTTGCCATTACCACCTACTAGTTGTATgattttggacaagtcacttaacctttctgggcctcagtttctttatctgtaaaatagcaaTGGTAATGCCTTTGCCACTGGGTGTTTGTGAAAATCATGTAAATCAATGTGCcatattgcctggcacatagatgGCATTCTACCTTTTCTCCCCGTCATGCCATGCATTTCCCTTTCCACATCTCCATTGTCTTCTCTGCCTTCATCCTTGACCTATATGCCTTTTCCCCCTCATGGTCCTTTTATCCCCTTCGTTTTCCCCATCTTCCTTTGCTcgcttttctcttttcctttttctctccttgctGGTCTTCTTCTACCTGGAGTTTTATAATAGTACTGGTCATAGAGACAGGGAGAAGTATGCAAAAGGAACTTATGTGAGGGCAGGGCAAAGGAGGGAAATGGGGCAGAGAAGTCCAGGCCGGGGGATTCTGAACGGAGAGTTTTCTAAAAATGAGGATCATGGAGGTCTAAATAAAATGGTTGGAGGTGAGATTACAGATAAAGGAATGGGGATTAGACTCAAATGATAGAGAAATCTAGAAATTAGAGAAGTGAAGGAAGTTACAATACAGAAGATAGCTCCACCTAATCTTCATGGATGAAGGTGGAAGAAGAAATTGGATGATCTCATATTCTTCAGGCTCCGGAAAAACCTTCGAGCTGTGGTGGTTGTCCATGCTACATGGTATGTGAAGGCATTTCTGGCACTGCTTCGGCCCTTCATCAGGTACTAGCTCTGGGGATAAGgactcccttccccttccccccattTTCAAAATCAAGATTAAGAAGATCTtgcctgggcgcggtggctcacgcctgtaatcctagcactctaggaggccaaggtgggaggatcgcttgaggtcaggagtttgagaccagcctcagcgagaacaaaaccccgtctctactaaaaatagaaaaaattagctgggcttggtggtgcacacctgtagtcccagctatttgggaggctgaggcaggaggatcacttgagcccagaagcaagactctgtctaaaaaaaaaaaattaagaagatgtTGCCCCACCCTGATTCTTCCTAGCCTTAACTGCTCTGCTTGCTACATGTCCCTTTCTAAGGGGTTCCACGAACCCTCCTCCCAGTACAAAACACACTTGGTTTATCCTCTCTTTTCAGTTCCAAATTTACACGAAAGATCCGTTTTCTGGACAGCCTGGGGGAGCTGGCCCAACTCATCTCCCTGGATCAAGTTCACATCCCTGAAGCTGTCAGACAGTGAGTCCTGTGCTTAAGGATAAAGGTTTCGGGTGGGATAGGTAAAGCCAATCCCCACTTTGTTGAAGCCTTGGGGGAGATACAAAGGAATTAAAAGATAGAGGCCTTGCTTTCAGGTGCTTCAATGTATCTGGAAAAACTGCATATACTCAGAGGAGAAAGTAAGAACACTAGAGCATCCAagaggaacaaatgaaaaaaacatataagTGCAGAAACATCAGGGAATAAAGGAATAATCACAGTACAGAAGTTAGAGGAGATTCAGACTGGCCctagaaattaggaaaatatattgGCAATGAATAGGAGATTATATCCAGTAGGGAAGAGCAAAGGATGTTAAATGTTAAAGCTAATGCTAAATGATGACTCAAGCACCCAATCTTGTAGCTCTTCCAATTCACCTGGCTTCTGCACCCCAAACCAGTAAGTAAAAGCCAAGTCCTGACCCTGAACCACTTCTCTCCTCCACCTCACCCTCCCTCTCCTAGGCTGGACCAGGATCTCCATGGCTCTGGAAGGACCTAGCACAGGACTGGATAAAGGGCCTTAGAAGCCAGCAAAGATAGCGATCTGCCAACACCCTAATCCCTGAAACATCTGAGCTATTTTGTAAATCATCTTACCCTCAACCCCAGTACCACTGGATCTTCACTTCTCAATGGGATGTCATCCTTTCCATGACCCTGCCTTCAGCAGGAAGTTGAGGTTGGGAACCTGATCTGCTGGGTGACTTTCATTTCAGCGGAGTGGGGTGAAAGGCTGAGTGTAGAGGTATTTTGTATGGGAAATGCAGAGCTCTAGGTTATAATTCTGGTTTAGCTGTAGAACCCTGGGCAAATAACTTCATCTCTTTGggtctcattttcctcctctgtaagtGAAGGGGCTGTGATCCTTTTCACCTTGGACGGGAGGGGCTTAACTGTTGACAGCCAGCCAGCCTGCTGGGAGCCGGGAGTGCCAGCTTGCTAAATCTTGAAGAACTGCCATATGCCCTCTCTCCTTCTGAGTCATGTCTGCTGCCTGTGAGCCTGGGAAGGAGTGCTTTCAAAACCCGTATTTATCCCTCCTTAGTAAATTCAGATCTGTAGCGGCTAATAAACTTCGATGAGAGATTTAAACTGCGCCGAGGAAATGAACTACTCTTTCCCTAACCCCTTACATCACAATCCGTCTCGCGGTTCTGGCACGGAGTTCTTGCAGCAGAGGTTCCTTAGGATTTTCACCTCAGCCCCTGGGGCTGCGGGAGCGCCCCGCGTGGTGCGCGTGTCCACGCATCGGAACCCCGCCCTCCCCGCGGGCCTCCGTTCAAACGCCCGGTGGGGTCGAGAGCGGGAGGGAGCAGCGAAGGTAGGAGTCCGGCCTCGCTCACTGGCCTCCCTCCCAACCCCAAGCCGCGCAGCCCCATGGTCCCCGCTGCCAGCGTGCTGCTCTGGGCCCTGCTGCTCAGTCTGGGGTCCTGGGCGGCGGGGGCCCAAGACCAGACCCAGACTCCGACCGGGACGCAGGTCAGTTTCAGCTTCGACGGTCCCCTGACCCGCAACTACCGGAGGACCGCCCGGACCCGTCTTCCCCGGAGGACAAGGATAACTCTGGAGGATGAGAATGACGCCACGGCCAACGCCGACCGCCTGGCAGGCCCAGCAGCTGCTGAGCTCTTGGCCTCCACGGTGTCCACAAGGGACAGCGGGTCGTCTGTGTATGGCGATGGGTCTTTGGAAGAGGGGGTTGTGATTAATGCCAGAAAGAATAAGATCAGCCTACCAACGCCAGGTGCCACTCGCCATACAGCGGGGGGTTCCACCACGACGTTTGTAGCTAATGACCAGGAACCCGAAATTAGGCTAATTTCAAGCCTGCCTCGCTCTACCTCAACGTCCCAAGAGGACCCGCTGCTCTCCGAGGCCACCACCCTGAGCCAGTGGTCGACAGCTGGGTCCACCCCAAGTCGGTGGCCATCACCCTCACGCACAGCCATGCCACCCCCCGAGGATCTGCGTCTGGTGCTGATGCCCTGGGGCCCGTGGCACTGCCACTGCAAGTCAGGCACCATGAGCCGGACCAGGTCCGGGAAGCTGCAAGGCCTTTCCGGGCGCCTTCGAGTTGGGGCGCTGAGCCAACTCCGGACGGAGCACAGACCTTGCACCTACCAGCAATGTCCCTGCAACCGACTTCGGGAGGAGTGTCCCCTGGACTCAGGTTTCTGTTCTGACGCCAGCTGTGCCTctcacaccaccaccaccaccaccaccacccccccctTCCCCAGCATCCAGGCTAGACGCCGACCCATAATGccgcccccaacccccagccctaGCCCCGAGCTGACTTTTTGGAAACGGGTCAGGATTGGCCTGGAGGATATTTGGAATAGCCTCTCTTCAGTGTTCACAGAGATGCAACCAGTAAGTGTTTGGTGATGAGCCCAGATCCTTGGTGGTGGATCTGAAAAGTCCTGATATTCAAAACTCTTGTTGCTAAAGCCAGCCAGTACGTTCTCCTGAACTGTTACTAACTTATCTAGTTGGTTGCCCAAGTGTGTGAAGACTTATTTGGTTATTGATTCATAATGTGCATTGGTTATTCACATTATCGTTAGCCATTGATTCCACCTATTATTTCTTGAGCAACTGCTGGTTGGTTATTAGGCAACATTTCTTATTGGTCATTAGATGATTATTGACCAAATAGTTaacattgtaaatatataaaGACTTCCTGATGCACAGATAATTAATGGATATGGAGGATATCAATAGTTTTGACCTAATTAATGCAGCTTAACAGTAATAAACAGCCAATATTTGAGGTCTTGCTTATATGTACCTTAACTGGATCAATCCTCACAATCCTTcgaggtattattatccccactttacaaatgaagaaactggggtTTACAaagctagtaagcagcagagccacAAGTGAGATTTAAAACAGGTTTGTTCGACACCAGTGCTCATCCTCTTAATCACCACCATCCAGAAGAACTGTCCTTCTGGGATTCTTCCCAACAACCGAATTCTCAAGGAAGGACAGTCCTCTGCTTTACCAAGAGTTACCAAAAGTTCTGATTGATCTGATAAGGTAGTCTCAACTGAGAGGGATGACAGGACctttggggaagagggaaaggCAATAAACAAAGGGTGTACTTGGTCATTTTGCTGGTTTCTGTCTTTCTCCTTGTGTGTCCAATACCATTAttgaatatgaaaaagaaatataaatgaggGGGCAGTAGGGTTAAAGAAATGAGGGCTTGTGGGAGGGGGAGATGAagcaaggaagggaaaagaatacAGATGTGGTTgtaatttcccattttctctatttttttttccttactcagATAGACAGAAACCGGAGGTAATGGCCACTTCATCCACAAGAGGAGGTGTCAGCATCTCAACCTCTTACCTTTTCAATTCCAGCACCcactagatatatttttagtacagaaaaacaaaactggaaaatacaCTGTTTGGTCTTGTGTCTTTTTACAGAGGTATCTGAGAGACCATAAATCTCTTCAACCCTAAAACTGAACTGTGTAGCTAGCAGCCTCTGGCTTGTTCCCCAACTCCCCGTCCCCCAGGATAAAATGTTAATGttgctcattttcctcatttccaaTGTTTTTACACAAGTACTacttaaaaacttgaaaaatctcAAACACTAAGAAAAGGGGATAGGAAGAACTAGTAGTCAAGCCCTTGAAAGATGACGGTGGTCTTCTCCTTGCCTTCAACAATACTTGGCTCTCTCTCCTTAGATAGGACAGTGTTGGTACAAAATTCCAATTCAGCCACTTTCGAGGAGTTATCGTCATCAGCCATATCTATCCTTTTATCCATCACACACCTGTAGTGATTACTCTGCAACTGTTTtgcttaaatgtttttatttgaaaaatgtatttaaaagtccaacaattttttaatataaattatgacTCTCAAACCCATTCCCATCACTTTATTGTTAAAGTGATCGTAGCATACACATTAGAGAAGGTAGCTAAAGGCAAAAGAGcaccaaagaaaagagaagactgTGTCCAAAGAACAGGTATTAGAATGAGGCTGAAGATCATGGTGACCAGAGATTCTGGGAGTCCACAACCTTTCTACCCTATCCTGTTAACATTTTAGATCTCTAGTGTAACACTCAGGCTATTGATCAGAGCAACTAGCTAGACTGAAACTAAGAGTAAATTGGGAATGTAATTCTATGACCAATCTTGAAAAGCAGcaggaaatacaccaaaatttaaaaaaattagaacctCAGTCACTGTACTATAGGTGGGAGCAAACTGGATGGATGGTAGAATCAGGAGAGTGCATACCAGTTCCCACATTCCTGACCCCCACTACCATAAACGAGGATGCTTCTGGCTGCAGAGATAATAAGAGACTCCAGCCTTCTTGTCTCAGAGCAGGCAGGAGTTCATCTATCTTGTTCTGCCTTCCTAATTAGCCTGCAAGGAAAGGGCCAGAACAAAAAACACCTGAGAAAACTGAAAGTGCCTAAAGACCCTGCTCCTACATTGCTTTCTTACCTAAAGCAGACTTTTCAGCCAGGTGGGCAGCGGGACCTGGTCTTCAGACAAAACTCCCTGAGTCTTATTTGTATCTGGTTTTAGGACCAGGGCACAGAAATAGAACTGAAAATTTGGGGAGGATAAGCTGGGGTGTCTCTACTGCTCTTCTCTCCCCTTACCCCTATCCTACAATACCCTGTTCATGTCTCGACACTGCAGGAACCCCTCTTCCAGGGGACAAGAATGTAGAAGCATAGTACATGTCTACCACAAAGACATGAGACCACACAAGCACAAGCAACACGCTGAATAAAGAATTGTTTAGAAATTATGTGCAGCCCTATTGAGCCTAATTTACAAGGAGTCCTAGTTCATCCATGGCTCAGGCTTAAGGTGAATAATGGGATGAAGACAGGGTGCAGGGTAGAAATCACTTAAGAGAAAAGTATCTTTGACTCTAGAGCTACAGTTCTCAACTGGAGGCAATTTTGCCCTTaggagacatttggcaacatctgaagacattttgggt
Above is a window of Lemur catta isolate mLemCat1 chromosome 3, mLemCat1.pri, whole genome shotgun sequence DNA encoding:
- the BNIPL gene encoding bcl-2/adenovirus E1B 19 kDa-interacting protein 2-like protein isoform X2, encoding MKNFLDCFLRRLVLLKILKTLKEVDELETPSDSEQLDSGHEFEWEDELPQTEGLAASEAAERLGRGCMWDVAGEDGRRWRVFRTGQREQRVDMTVIEPYKKVLSHGGYHGDGLNAVILFASCYLPRSSIPNYTYVMEHLFKYMVGTLELLVAENYMLVHLSGGTSRAQVPPLSWIRQCYHTLDRRWKKKLDDLIFFRLRKNLRAVVVVHATWYVKAFLALLRPFISSKFTRKIRFLDSLGELAQLISLDQVHIPEAVRQLDQDLHGSGRT
- the BNIPL gene encoding bcl-2/adenovirus E1B 19 kDa-interacting protein 2-like protein isoform X3, yielding MRKRLPAPESWLNLTEGPGDNGASPTHSAPSSPDGSSDLQVDELETPSDSEQLDSGHEFEWEDELPQTEGLAASEAAERLGRGCMWDVAGEDGRRWRVFRTGQREQRVDMTVIEPYKKVLSHGGYHGDGLNAVILFASCYLPRSSIPNYTYVMEHLFKYMVGTLELLVAENYMLVHLSGGTSRAQVPPLSWIRQCYHTLDRRWKKKLDDLIFFRLRKNLRAVVVVHATWYVKAFLALLRPFISSKFTRKIRFLDSLGELAQLISLDQVHIPEAVRQLDQDLHGSGRT
- the BNIPL gene encoding bcl-2/adenovirus E1B 19 kDa-interacting protein 2-like protein isoform X1, which translates into the protein MRKRLPAPESWLNLTEGPGDNGASPTHSAPSSPDGSSDLQVDELETPSDSEQLDSGHEFEWEDELPQTEGLAASEAAERLGRGCMWDVAGEDGRRWRVFRTGQREQRVDMTVIEPYKKVLSHGGYHGDGLNAVILFASCYLPRSSIPNYTYVMEHLFKYMVGTLELLVAENYMLVHLSGGTSRAQVPPLSWIRQCYHTLDRRWKKKLDDLIFFRLRKNLRAVVVVHATCSKFTRKIRFLDSLGELAQLISLDQVHIPEAVRQLDQDLHGSGRT
- the BNIPL gene encoding bcl-2/adenovirus E1B 19 kDa-interacting protein 2-like protein isoform X4; its protein translation is MRKRLPAPESWLNLTEGPGDNGASPTHSAPSSPDGSSDLQVDELETPSDSEQLDSGHEFEWEDELPQTEGLAASEAAERLGRGCMWDVAGEDGRRWRVFRTGQREQRVDMTVIEPYKKVLSHGGYHGDGLNAVILFASCYLPRSSIPNYTYVMEHLFKYMVGTLELLVAENYMLVHLSGGTSRAQVPPLSWIRQCYHTLDRRLRKNLRAVVVVHATWYVKAFLALLRPFISSKFTRKIRFLDSLGELAQLISLDQVHIPEAVRQLDQDLHGSGRT
- the C3H1orf56 gene encoding protein MENT, encoding MVPAASVLLWALLLSLGSWAAGAQDQTQTPTGTQVSFSFDGPLTRNYRRTARTRLPRRTRITLEDENDATANADRLAGPAAAELLASTVSTRDSGSSVYGDGSLEEGVVINARKNKISLPTPGATRHTAGGSTTTFVANDQEPEIRLISSLPRSTSTSQEDPLLSEATTLSQWSTAGSTPSRWPSPSRTAMPPPEDLRLVLMPWGPWHCHCKSGTMSRTRSGKLQGLSGRLRVGALSQLRTEHRPCTYQQCPCNRLREECPLDSGFCSDASCASHTTTTTTTTPPFPSIQARRRPIMPPPTPSPSPELTFWKRVRIGLEDIWNSLSSVFTEMQPIDRNRR